The following coding sequences lie in one Benincasa hispida cultivar B227 chromosome 6, ASM972705v1, whole genome shotgun sequence genomic window:
- the LOC120079462 gene encoding uncharacterized protein LOC120079462: MPQDSLSSRIYKSFLTCNNPKGIVDKSTVRKKKVAPSKMEKRIRSRTDRKKLYEFSDCKLRGEKTTTKEVRDEFSSSSSSQLMEVSRGAQKLNRTIDLWSNGMKYDRQSDQIARDLFEGALDLQQSLVILGKLQEVSRYMTQMKKDERMERKTTGNIDMKRMCFNQNEFQKPRLSADYSYGDGAEELKKMIRDRLARQLLFPNTTNMAERISFPESSMESSASDFASTSSSQSSMMYNTTPNPAKKGNGKNLIAKLMGLEPQSKQMQENLHKQFLDESNSDRQRPKYSMEMAETKNPKSATRKIAQRTLESNLDTQQSKGINKHSAKEMNDYFNYSSYIHSREELTHTAPPIVLLKPVRVSQVELEERQAQVFEEDEAFNKKKFMKLKMKEKYHQQKDDSKVEALSSKKVLASIGAEETTISRIYHRKEAQNPNEDNWKPKECINVIKPKKRISHILLDQNLQKKEATNKKVLESQKEIVARKNLLSQAKIVPKFQDQVQGSLSKLQRRSNVVGEPILQDSTPTSDTATECSPFSMNQTIVEKVINEVSVEKPAAINFGGKSNVKKPDQTYSPASLLNMEEKGGSSIYQTCDYCSKSQSSLIHSCRTPESSKYIDHEISVTKPVSSAKTPISISPPPSSHTNELYHLNANGSSRLWISPEESPSNTCDVVESLRKYRKINETTNGVVGLSWQWPIRESIKEAEEVVEDLEERILVELIHEVFA, encoded by the exons ATGCCTCAGGACAGTCTAAGCTCAAGAATTTACAAATCATTTCTAACTTGTAACAATCCGAAAGGCATAGTAGATAAGAGCACTGTCAGAAAAAAGAAAGTTGCCCCATCAAAAATGGAGAAACGGATCAGAAGCCGGACAGATAGGAAGAAGTTGTATGAATTTTCGGACTGTAAGTTACGAGGAGAGAAAACCACCACCAAAGAAGTAAGAGATGAATTCAGTAGTTCATCCTCATCTCAACTCATGGAAGTGTCCAGAGGAGCTCAGAAGCTGAATCGGACAATCGATTTGTGGTCTAATGGAATGAAATATGATAGACAATCTGACCAAATTGCAAGAGATTTGTTTGAAGGAGCTCTTGATTTGCAACAGTCCTTGGTCATTCTAGGGAAATTGCAGGAAGTTTCAAGGTACATGACTCAGATGAAGAAAGATGAACGGATGGAAAGGAAAACAACTGGAAATATAGACATGAAGAGAATGTGCTTCAACCAAAATGAATTTCAGAAACCCCGGCTTTCGGCTGATTATTCTTATGGAGATGGTGCAGAGGAACTGAAGAAGATGATCCGAGATCGCCTTGCAAGACAACTCCTCTTTCCGAATACAACAAACATGGCTGAAAGAATCAGTTTTCCTGAAAGTAGTATGGAAAGTTCAGCTTCAGATTTCGCATCCACGAGCTCTAGCCAATCTTCAATGATGTACAACACTACTCCAAACCCAGCAAAGAAGGGTAATGGCAAAAATCTGATTGCCAAGCTAATGGGTCTAGAACCTCAATCAAAGCaaatgcaagaaaatctacacAAACAGTTTCTTGATGAGAGTAATTCAGATCGCCAGAGGCCCAAGTATAGCATGGAGATGGCTGAGACAAAGAACCCGAAGTCTGCTACACGCAAGATAGCACAGAGGACCTTGGAGTCAAATCTTGACACCCAGCAATCCAAAGGCATAAATAAACATTCTGCAAAGGAAATGAATGACTATTTCAATTATTCTAGCTACATCCATTCAAGAGAAGAGTTAACCCATACTGCTCCGCCAATTGTACTGCTAAAACCTGTGCGTGTTTCACAGGTTGAATTGGAAGAACGTCAAGCACAAGtatttgaagaagatgaagcattTAACAAGAAAAAGTTCATGAAACTGAAGATGAAAGAGAAGTATCATCAGCAAAAGGATGACAGTAAAGTAGAAGCTTTAAGTTCCAAAAAGGTGCTTGCGTCAATAGGGGCTGAAGAGACTACAATCTCAAGGATTTATCACAGAAAAGAAGCTCAGAACCCAAATGAAGATAATTGGAAACCAAAAGAATGTATCAATGTTATCAAGCCCAAAAAAAGGATTTCACATATTCTACTTGATCAAAATCTCCAGAAGAAAGAAGCAACTAATAAGAAAGTTCTTGAATCACAGAAAGAGATTGTAGCTAGAAAAAATCTACTTTCGCAAGCTAAGATTGTGCCAAAATTTCAAGATCAAGTGCAGGGATCCCTTAGCAAACTTCAACGCAGATCAAATGTCGTAGGGGAACCTATCCTTCAGGACTCTACTCCTACATCAGACACTGCCACCGAATGCAGCCCATTTAGCATGAATCAAACAATTGTAGAAAAGGTCATCAATGAGGTTTCAGTAGAGAAACCAGCG GCCATTAACTTTGGAGGCAAAAGCAATGTTAAGAAGCCTGATCAAACATATTCTCCAGCATCTTTATTAAATATGGAGGAAAAAGGCGGTAGCTCCATATATCAAACATGTG ATTACTGTAGCAAAAGCCAGAGTTCTCTCATTCACTCATGCCGCACACCAGAAAGCTCGAAGTACATAGACCATGAAATATCAGTTACCAAACCTGTATCTAGCGCGAAAACTCCGATTTCCATCAGTCCGCCGCCTTCCAGCCACACGAATGAGCTCTACCATCTAAATGCGAATG GGAGTTCAAGATTATGGATCTCGCCGGAGGAATCGCCGTCGAATACCTGTGACGTCGTGGAATCTTTGAGAAAATACAGAAAAATCAATGAAACAACAAACGGAGTTGTTGGTTTAAGCTGGCAGTGGCCGATTCGAGAATCGATAAAGGAAGCAGAGGAAGTTGTGGAAGATCTGGAGGAGAGAATATTAGTTGAATTAATTCATGAGGTCTTTGCATGA